In Actinomycetota bacterium, the following are encoded in one genomic region:
- a CDS encoding FKBP-type peptidyl-prolyl cis-trans isomerase, which yields MTSKPEIDFIEGPAPEELVVTDLVIGDGETALPGAKVLVHYVGVDFESGEEFDSSYNRGEPIDFPLRSLIPGWQEGIPGMQIGGRRQLIVPPRLAYGESGGHRLSGRTLVFVIDLLGVS from the coding sequence TTGACCAGCAAGCCGGAGATCGACTTCATCGAGGGTCCCGCCCCGGAGGAACTCGTCGTCACCGACCTCGTCATCGGCGACGGCGAGACCGCGTTGCCGGGCGCCAAGGTGCTCGTGCACTACGTCGGCGTGGATTTCGAGTCCGGCGAAGAATTCGACTCCTCCTACAATCGCGGCGAGCCCATCGACTTCCCGCTGCGTAGCCTCATTCCCGGCTGGCAGGAAGGCATTCCGGGCATGCAGATCGGCGGCCGGCGACAGCTGATCGTGCCGCCGCGGCTGGCGTACGGCGAATCCGGCGGGCACCGGCTCTCGGGGCGCACGCTCGTCTTCGTGATCGACCTCCTCGGCGTCTCCTGA
- a CDS encoding WYL domain-containing protein → MSAPRTERLLNLLFCLMASSQPMSRAEVRASLVDYRESPSAEAFERMFERDKDELRSMGVPVETVTTSAGEVEGYRIARDDYALPDLTVTPAEYSVLGLAAQVWEQASLGPAATSALRKLEAAGGGVATVGELGVRSRVAAPDPAFLPLLDAVRRRTPVTFEYRRPDQSAGERRRVQPWGVASRRGRWYVVGHDLARDATRAFRLSRVYGEVTVDGPAGSYEIPADIDVPALLTRSFEPDAPVAGQARIQLRHSAGHALRIRAAALETGPEHDVVTVDYRDEEQIAAAVAEVGAAAIVLDPPEVRAAVLRRLRAVAGA, encoded by the coding sequence ATGTCCGCGCCCCGCACCGAACGTCTCCTCAACCTGCTGTTCTGCCTGATGGCCTCGTCCCAACCGATGTCGCGGGCCGAGGTGCGCGCCTCCCTGGTGGACTACCGCGAAAGTCCGTCGGCAGAGGCGTTCGAGCGGATGTTCGAGCGGGACAAGGACGAGCTGCGGTCGATGGGCGTGCCGGTCGAGACGGTGACGACCTCGGCCGGCGAGGTCGAGGGGTACCGGATCGCGCGGGACGACTACGCCCTGCCCGACCTGACGGTGACCCCGGCTGAGTACTCCGTACTCGGGCTGGCCGCCCAGGTGTGGGAACAGGCCAGCCTGGGGCCCGCGGCCACCAGTGCATTGCGCAAACTCGAAGCAGCCGGCGGCGGCGTCGCCACCGTCGGCGAGCTCGGGGTTCGGTCCCGGGTCGCCGCGCCCGACCCGGCCTTTCTCCCGCTGCTGGACGCGGTCCGGCGCCGTACGCCGGTGACGTTCGAGTACCGCCGACCGGACCAGAGCGCCGGCGAGCGGCGACGGGTGCAGCCGTGGGGGGTGGCGTCCCGGCGAGGGCGGTGGTACGTCGTTGGCCACGACCTGGCGCGCGACGCGACCCGGGCGTTCCGGCTGTCCCGGGTGTACGGCGAGGTGACCGTGGACGGACCCGCCGGCAGCTACGAGATCCCGGCCGACATCGACGTGCCGGCGCTGCTGACGCGCTCCTTCGAGCCGGACGCCCCCGTCGCTGGACAGGCCCGGATCCAATTGCGGCACAGCGCCGGACACGCCTTGCGGATTCGGGCCGCAGCGCTGGAGACCGGGCCGGAGCACGACGTGGTCACCGTCGACTACCGCGACGAGGAGCAGATCGCCGCAGCGGTCGCCGAAGTGGGGGCGGCAGCGATCGTGCTGGACCCGCCCGAGGTTCGCGCGGCCGTCCTCCGGCGGCTGCGAGCGGTGGCGGGCGCATGA
- a CDS encoding WYL domain-containing protein: MSPAKAKPVKARQVDAGAANRSAARLSRLLDLVPWLVAHDGVTIAEAAAHFGVSEKQLQDDLWLLIVTGLPGHQPDQLVDIQFWDETGHVHVLDPQTIGRPMRLSPDEAMALLVALRYLAQVPGDHDRAALQSVMAKLEAAAGEAAAGAAQVTVALDVPEGVADTVERAVRENRVVRLRYLSPARDEVTDRDVDPIAVLAVEGRTYLQGWCRLAEERRTFRLDRVLSAEVLDEAAALPAGAQPSLDSDRGLRPDGPPAVLEVEPAAQWVVDQMAVDSVEELPDGRLRITAPVSDPRWAVRLALRLGGALRVVEPPELAEAVRAAAAEALAGYGEPLPGRD, from the coding sequence ATGAGCCCCGCGAAGGCCAAGCCGGTCAAGGCCAGACAGGTCGACGCGGGGGCGGCCAACCGCAGCGCAGCGCGGTTGTCACGGCTGCTGGATCTGGTTCCGTGGCTGGTCGCTCACGACGGCGTGACGATCGCCGAGGCCGCAGCCCATTTCGGGGTGTCGGAGAAGCAGTTGCAGGACGACTTGTGGCTGCTCATCGTGACGGGGTTGCCGGGCCACCAACCCGACCAACTCGTCGATATCCAGTTCTGGGACGAGACCGGTCACGTGCACGTGCTCGATCCGCAGACCATCGGCCGGCCGATGCGGCTGTCACCGGACGAGGCCATGGCGCTGCTGGTCGCGCTGCGGTACCTCGCGCAGGTCCCCGGCGACCACGATCGGGCAGCGTTGCAATCGGTCATGGCCAAACTCGAAGCGGCAGCGGGGGAGGCCGCGGCCGGTGCCGCGCAGGTGACCGTGGCACTCGACGTGCCCGAGGGCGTGGCGGACACCGTCGAGCGCGCCGTACGCGAGAACCGGGTGGTGCGACTGCGCTACCTGTCGCCGGCACGCGACGAGGTCACCGACCGTGACGTGGACCCGATCGCCGTGCTCGCGGTGGAGGGCCGGACCTACCTGCAGGGCTGGTGCCGCCTCGCGGAGGAACGGCGTACCTTCCGCCTCGACCGGGTGCTGAGCGCGGAGGTCCTCGACGAAGCCGCGGCGCTGCCGGCCGGCGCGCAGCCGTCGCTGGACTCCGATCGTGGGCTGCGTCCCGACGGGCCGCCGGCGGTGCTGGAGGTCGAACCGGCCGCGCAGTGGGTGGTCGACCAGATGGCCGTGGACTCCGTCGAGGAGTTGCCGGACGGCCGGCTACGGATCACCGCACCGGTCAGCGATCCGCGCTGGGCAGTCCGGCTGGCGCTGCGGCTGGGCGGCGCGCTGCGGGTCGTCGAGCCGCCCGAGTTGGCCGAGGCGGTACGCGCCGCTGCCGCTGAGGCACTCGCGGGTTACGGCGAACCACTGCCCGGCCGCGACTGA
- the tatA gene encoding twin-arginine translocase TatA/TatE family subunit produces MDTLAVEIPRGWPLIVLVVVVVLLFGAKRLPDAARSIGRSLRIFKAETKGLVDDDKDAAAQPSTPVLPPVQAAPAPTAAPSQPAPPHAAPTQAAPAPTVQAPVVQAPPPAPVTPAAEPRPSDS; encoded by the coding sequence ATGGACACCCTGGCCGTCGAGATTCCCCGAGGCTGGCCGCTGATCGTGCTCGTCGTCGTCGTGGTCCTGCTCTTCGGCGCGAAGCGCTTGCCGGACGCCGCGCGCAGCATCGGCCGGTCGCTGCGGATCTTCAAGGCCGAGACGAAGGGCCTCGTCGACGACGACAAGGACGCCGCGGCGCAGCCGTCGACCCCGGTCCTGCCGCCCGTCCAGGCCGCACCGGCGCCTACGGCGGCCCCGAGCCAGCCCGCCCCTCCGCACGCAGCACCGACGCAGGCGGCACCAGCACCGACAGTGCAGGCTCCGGTCGTCCAGGCGCCGCCGCCGGCACCCGTGACGCCGGCGGCCGAACCGCGCCCGTCCGACAGCTGA
- the tatC gene encoding twin-arginine translocase subunit TatC, which yields MTVADTEQRTRFRTPFRRRNDPAAATAAKRSTRQPKPAKVTDPAAAAGSMTLVEHLRELRNRVFWSVLAILAAAVVGWIYYQPIFDWITAPFTQVIDDAKARGQTVELILTGIADPFTLKVQIALVSGVLIAAPIWLYQLWRFITPGLHRHERRWAVGFVVAATPFFVGGMALAYLTMPHAYAFFLDFTPTGVSNLLDVSTYLNFFIRTELAFGVAFLAPLVAVVLNLASILPGRKMVQWWRAIVVGIVGFAAVATPTTDPGPMALLVLPMLAFTALATGIMLLNDRRRARRRRPQDEWSDDEASPLDLPEH from the coding sequence GTGACCGTGGCCGACACCGAGCAACGAACCCGCTTCCGCACGCCGTTCCGTCGCCGTAACGATCCGGCGGCAGCGACTGCAGCGAAGCGCTCCACCCGGCAGCCGAAGCCGGCGAAGGTGACCGACCCGGCGGCCGCCGCGGGGTCGATGACGCTGGTGGAACACCTGCGGGAGCTGCGTAATCGAGTCTTCTGGTCGGTCCTGGCGATCCTCGCCGCGGCCGTCGTCGGGTGGATCTACTACCAGCCGATCTTCGATTGGATCACTGCGCCGTTCACCCAGGTGATCGATGACGCGAAAGCCCGCGGGCAGACCGTCGAACTCATCCTCACCGGCATCGCCGACCCGTTCACGCTGAAGGTCCAGATCGCGCTGGTGTCAGGGGTTCTCATCGCTGCACCGATCTGGCTGTACCAGCTGTGGCGCTTCATCACCCCGGGCCTGCATCGGCACGAACGTCGCTGGGCGGTCGGCTTCGTCGTCGCGGCGACGCCGTTCTTCGTGGGCGGGATGGCCCTGGCCTACCTGACCATGCCGCACGCCTACGCGTTCTTCCTGGACTTCACCCCGACCGGGGTGTCCAACCTCCTGGACGTCTCGACGTACCTGAACTTCTTCATCCGCACCGAGTTGGCCTTCGGTGTCGCCTTCCTCGCGCCCTTGGTCGCCGTCGTGCTGAACCTCGCGTCGATCCTGCCGGGCCGCAAGATGGTCCAGTGGTGGCGCGCGATCGTGGTCGGCATCGTCGGGTTCGCCGCCGTCGCCACCCCGACGACGGACCCCGGCCCGATGGCGCTGCTCGTGCTGCCCATGCTCGCGTTCACCGCGCTCGCCACCGGGATCATGCTGCTCAACGACCGCCGCCGGGCCCGGCGACGGCGGCCGCAGGACGAGTGGTCGGACGACGAGGCGTCTCCGTTGGACCTGCCGGAGCACTGA
- a CDS encoding DEAD/DEAH box helicase: MSSPAERYAASRVRAADARTQLAAFRGMFDFGLDPFQEQACRALEAGHGVLVAAPTGAGKTVVGEFAVHLALAEGRKCFYTTPIKALSNQKYHDLVERYGAAAVGLLTGDNAINGEAPVVVMTTEVLRNMLYAGSATLDHLSYVVMDEVHYLADRSRGAVWEEVIIHLPERVTVVALSATVSNAEEFGEWLGTVRGDTTVVVEEHRPVPLWQHVIAGQRLLDLFVDDDQEHVNPELVRIAREAQRDERLRDTRSRHGRRGGRRHHGPSRADVITRLDREGLLPAITFIFSRAGCDAAVSQCLAAGIRLTTPAERIEIRDLVEQRCADIPDEDLAVLGYGEWLTGLERGIAAHHAGMLPTFKEVVEELFQRGWVKAVFATETLALGINMPARSVVLERLVKWNGEAHVDVTPGEYTQLTGRAGRRGIDVEGHAVVLWAPQLDPRTVAGLASARTYPLRSSFRPSYNMAVNLVSRLGRHASREVLETSFAQFQADRAVVGLAAQVRRNTEALDGYRAAMTCHLGDFAAYADLRHELTRRERELARHGAARRRTATTEALARLRPGDVIFVPSGRRAGPAVVLDPGLDAADGDPRPFVLTADRQTKRLSVVDFPIPVEPVDRLRIPRSFNARSATARKDLAAALRARVADVPPPRRTRSRSDAGDDAAIADLRSRIRQHPCHGCDEREHHARWAERYYRLRRETDDLQRRVEGRTNSIARQFDRVCQVLEALGYLHGEGDQLQVTADGLVLARLYSESDLLAAQCLRDGAWDGLTPPELAAACSALVYESRQADDAAPPRLPGGRAREAVTALQRTWAELEAVEAEHGLAFVREPDLGFCWAAYRWASGHRLDAVLADADLTPGDFVRWAKQVVDLLGQIAVAAGPHSPTGAAARTAGDAMVRGVVARSSVG; this comes from the coding sequence ATGAGCTCGCCCGCCGAGCGGTACGCCGCCTCCCGGGTACGCGCCGCAGACGCCCGAACCCAGCTCGCCGCTTTCCGGGGGATGTTCGACTTCGGCCTGGACCCGTTCCAGGAGCAGGCCTGCCGCGCGTTGGAGGCCGGTCACGGCGTCCTGGTGGCCGCGCCGACCGGGGCCGGCAAGACCGTGGTCGGCGAGTTCGCGGTCCACCTCGCGCTGGCCGAGGGGCGCAAGTGCTTCTACACCACACCGATCAAGGCGCTGTCGAACCAGAAGTACCACGACCTCGTCGAGCGGTACGGCGCCGCCGCGGTCGGGCTGCTCACCGGTGACAACGCCATCAACGGGGAAGCGCCCGTCGTGGTGATGACGACCGAGGTCCTGCGCAACATGCTCTACGCGGGCTCGGCGACCCTGGACCACCTGTCGTACGTGGTCATGGACGAGGTGCACTACCTGGCCGACCGGTCCCGCGGTGCGGTGTGGGAAGAGGTGATCATTCACCTCCCCGAACGAGTGACGGTCGTCGCGCTGTCCGCGACGGTGAGCAACGCCGAGGAGTTCGGCGAATGGCTCGGGACCGTACGCGGCGACACCACGGTGGTGGTGGAGGAGCATCGCCCGGTCCCGTTGTGGCAGCACGTCATCGCCGGGCAGCGCCTGCTCGACCTGTTCGTCGACGACGACCAGGAGCACGTCAATCCCGAACTCGTCCGGATCGCCCGGGAAGCCCAGCGCGACGAGCGGTTACGGGACACCCGCAGCCGCCACGGCCGCCGTGGTGGCCGTCGGCACCACGGCCCGAGCCGGGCCGACGTCATCACCCGGCTCGATCGGGAAGGACTGCTGCCGGCGATCACCTTCATCTTCAGCAGGGCCGGCTGCGACGCCGCAGTGAGTCAGTGCCTGGCCGCCGGCATCCGTCTGACCACGCCGGCCGAACGGATCGAGATCCGCGACCTCGTCGAGCAGCGGTGCGCCGACATCCCCGACGAGGACCTGGCAGTGCTCGGGTACGGCGAGTGGCTGACCGGGCTGGAGCGGGGGATCGCCGCCCACCACGCCGGGATGCTGCCGACCTTCAAGGAAGTGGTCGAGGAACTGTTCCAGCGCGGCTGGGTCAAGGCTGTGTTCGCCACCGAGACGCTGGCGCTCGGCATCAACATGCCGGCCCGGTCCGTGGTGCTGGAACGGCTGGTCAAGTGGAACGGCGAGGCGCACGTCGACGTGACGCCGGGGGAGTACACCCAGTTGACCGGCCGCGCCGGCCGGCGGGGCATCGACGTCGAGGGTCACGCGGTCGTGCTGTGGGCCCCGCAGCTGGACCCCCGGACGGTGGCCGGCCTGGCCTCGGCGCGGACGTATCCGCTGCGGTCGAGTTTCCGGCCGTCGTACAACATGGCGGTCAACCTCGTCTCCCGGCTGGGCCGGCACGCCTCCCGGGAGGTCCTGGAGACCTCGTTCGCGCAGTTCCAGGCCGACCGTGCGGTCGTCGGGCTCGCCGCCCAGGTACGGCGGAACACCGAGGCGCTCGACGGTTACCGCGCGGCGATGACGTGTCACCTGGGCGATTTCGCGGCGTACGCCGACCTGCGGCACGAACTGACCCGCCGAGAACGCGAACTGGCCCGCCACGGCGCTGCCCGCCGGCGGACCGCGACCACCGAGGCACTCGCCCGGCTGCGGCCCGGCGACGTGATCTTCGTCCCGAGCGGCCGCCGGGCCGGGCCGGCCGTGGTGCTCGACCCCGGTCTCGACGCCGCCGACGGCGACCCACGGCCCTTCGTGCTCACCGCGGACCGACAGACCAAACGGCTGTCGGTGGTCGACTTCCCGATCCCGGTGGAACCGGTCGACCGGCTACGGATCCCGCGGTCGTTCAACGCCCGGTCCGCCACGGCACGTAAGGATCTGGCCGCGGCGCTGCGGGCCCGGGTGGCCGACGTACCGCCACCGCGCCGGACCCGTTCCCGCTCCGACGCCGGCGACGACGCCGCCATCGCCGACCTGCGCAGCCGGATCCGGCAGCACCCGTGCCACGGCTGCGACGAGCGGGAACACCACGCGCGCTGGGCGGAGCGCTACTACCGGCTACGGCGAGAGACCGACGACCTGCAACGACGGGTCGAGGGCCGGACGAATTCGATTGCGCGACAGTTCGATCGGGTCTGTCAGGTGCTGGAGGCCCTCGGCTACCTGCACGGCGAGGGCGACCAGCTACAGGTGACCGCCGACGGCCTGGTGCTGGCGCGGCTGTACTCCGAGAGCGACCTGCTGGCCGCACAGTGCCTGCGGGACGGGGCGTGGGACGGGCTGACCCCGCCGGAGCTGGCAGCGGCGTGCTCCGCGCTGGTGTACGAGAGCCGCCAGGCCGACGACGCCGCGCCGCCCCGGTTGCCCGGAGGGCGGGCCCGCGAGGCGGTCACCGCACTTCAGCGCACCTGGGCGGAGCTCGAGGCCGTCGAGGCCGAGCACGGCCTGGCGTTCGTCCGCGAGCCCGACCTGGGTTTCTGCTGGGCGGCCTACCGCTGGGCCAGCGGCCACCGGCTGGACGCCGTCCTCGCCGACGCCGACCTCACCCCCGGCGACTTCGTCCGGTGGGCCAAGCAGGTGGTGGACCTGCTCGGCCAGATCGCGGTAGCGGCCGGCCCGCACAGCCCGACCGGTGCCGCGGCCCGCACCGCCGGTGACGCGATGGTGCGCGGGGTGGTAGCCCGCAGCTCCGTCGGCTGA
- the mntH gene encoding divalent metal cation transporter MntH: MPIHDVARGPSLFRSLIPRPTRPRPLALLVGPSFVAAIAYVDPGNFATNYVAGSTLGYTLVWVVLAANIMAMFVQSLTAKLGLATGRSLPELCREHLPRPLTRFLWAQGELVAMATDIAEVIGGAIALNLLFGIPLVAGGVITGVIAMVLLSLTAAGYRPFEIVIGLLLLVIVAAVAMQVLQVGVDGPGFAAGLVPGFGDDTGVLLACGILGATVMPHVIYLHSGLTSRRNPGDAVSRNRQLRTQRTDIVVALGIAGFVNLGMLLTAAGALDGVLPDDSLEAVHAALSTYVGPFAALLFAVALLISGLAASGVGTYAGDMIMKGFLQRQIPLLLRRLITLAPALLVLLVGTDPTNALVISQVVLSIAIPFALIPLIWFTSRSSVMGRYVNRTRTTVFAAIGAGLITAINVFLLAQLASS, from the coding sequence CTGCCCATTCACGACGTGGCGAGGGGTCCGTCCTTGTTCCGCAGTCTGATCCCGCGACCGACCCGGCCGCGCCCGCTGGCGCTGCTGGTCGGGCCGTCCTTCGTCGCCGCCATCGCCTACGTCGACCCGGGGAACTTCGCCACGAACTACGTGGCGGGCTCGACGTTGGGCTACACCCTGGTCTGGGTGGTGCTGGCCGCCAACATCATGGCGATGTTCGTGCAGTCGTTGACGGCAAAACTCGGCCTGGCCACCGGACGCAGCCTGCCGGAACTGTGCCGGGAACACCTGCCCCGGCCGCTCACCCGCTTCCTGTGGGCGCAGGGCGAACTGGTCGCCATGGCCACCGACATCGCCGAGGTCATCGGTGGCGCTATCGCGCTGAATCTGTTGTTCGGCATCCCGTTGGTCGCCGGCGGCGTCATCACCGGCGTCATCGCCATGGTGCTGCTGTCGTTGACCGCGGCGGGCTACCGGCCGTTCGAGATCGTCATCGGACTGCTCCTGCTGGTCATCGTCGCGGCGGTGGCGATGCAGGTCCTCCAGGTCGGCGTGGACGGGCCCGGCTTCGCCGCCGGGCTGGTGCCGGGCTTCGGTGACGACACCGGCGTCCTGCTGGCCTGCGGCATCCTCGGCGCCACGGTGATGCCGCACGTGATCTACCTGCACTCGGGGCTCACCTCACGGCGCAACCCCGGAGATGCGGTGTCCCGCAACCGGCAGCTGCGGACCCAGCGGACCGACATCGTCGTCGCCCTGGGCATCGCCGGCTTCGTGAACCTCGGCATGCTGCTGACCGCTGCCGGGGCGCTGGACGGTGTGCTGCCCGACGACTCGCTGGAAGCGGTGCATGCCGCGCTGAGCACGTACGTCGGGCCGTTCGCGGCGTTGCTGTTCGCCGTAGCGCTGCTGATCTCGGGCCTGGCAGCGTCCGGAGTCGGGACCTACGCCGGCGACATGATCATGAAAGGCTTTCTGCAGCGCCAGATCCCGCTGCTGCTGCGGCGGCTGATCACGCTGGCGCCGGCGTTGCTGGTCCTGCTCGTCGGGACCGACCCGACAAACGCCCTGGTCATCTCCCAGGTCGTGCTGTCCATCGCAATCCCGTTCGCGCTGATCCCGTTGATCTGGTTCACGTCCCGCTCCAGCGTGATGGGCCGCTACGTCAACCGCACGCGCACCACGGTGTTCGCGGCGATCGGCGCGGGCCTGATCACCGCCATCAACGTGTTCCTGCTGGCCCAGCTCGCCTCCTCCTGA
- a CDS encoding 5'-3' exonuclease, whose amino-acid sequence MLLDSASLYFRAYYGVPDSVTAPDGMPVNAVRGLLDFVARLVTDRRPTRLVACWDDDWRPQWRVDLIPSYKAHRVAADEPVVAPAALVASDPVASDPVASDPVAFDAAFAEEVPDPLSAQVPVIAAVLAALGIARVGALGYEADDVIGTLAARARCPVDVVTGDRDLFQLVDDERGVRVLYTARGVGNHEVVTEAVVAAKYGIPSRRYADFAALRGDPSDGLPGVPGIGDKTAAALLTAYGDLAGILAAADRPVPDKAMRPAVRARLLAAADYLAVAPTVVAVATDVDLPELPDLLPRSPADPDALLALAERYGLHGSVTRVLTALSAATC is encoded by the coding sequence ATGCTGCTGGACTCCGCCTCGTTGTACTTCCGTGCCTACTACGGCGTCCCGGACTCGGTGACCGCCCCCGACGGGATGCCGGTCAACGCCGTACGCGGCCTGCTCGACTTCGTGGCCCGGCTGGTCACCGACCGTCGCCCGACTCGGCTGGTCGCCTGCTGGGACGACGACTGGCGCCCGCAGTGGCGGGTCGACCTGATCCCGTCGTACAAGGCGCACCGGGTCGCCGCCGACGAACCGGTGGTCGCCCCGGCGGCGCTCGTGGCCTCCGATCCAGTGGCGTCCGACCCCGTGGCGTCCGATCCCGTGGCGTTCGATGCGGCGTTCGCGGAGGAGGTGCCCGATCCGCTGTCCGCGCAGGTCCCCGTGATCGCCGCCGTGCTCGCCGCGCTGGGCATCGCGCGGGTCGGTGCCCTCGGGTACGAGGCCGACGACGTCATCGGCACGCTGGCGGCCCGGGCCCGGTGCCCGGTCGACGTGGTCACCGGTGACCGCGACCTGTTCCAGCTGGTGGACGACGAGCGGGGCGTCCGGGTGCTCTACACCGCCCGCGGTGTCGGCAACCACGAGGTGGTGACCGAAGCGGTCGTGGCCGCCAAGTACGGCATCCCCTCGCGTCGATACGCCGACTTCGCGGCGCTGCGCGGCGACCCGTCCGACGGGCTGCCCGGCGTCCCCGGCATCGGGGACAAGACCGCGGCGGCGCTGCTGACCGCGTACGGCGACCTGGCGGGCATCCTCGCCGCGGCGGACCGGCCGGTGCCGGACAAGGCGATGCGCCCGGCGGTCCGTGCCCGCCTGCTGGCCGCCGCCGACTACCTCGCGGTGGCACCGACGGTGGTCGCCGTGGCCACCGATGTCGACCTGCCGGAACTCCCCGACCTGCTGCCGCGGTCGCCGGCCGACCCCGACGCCCTGCTCGCACTGGCCGAGCGCTACGGCCTGCACGGCAGCGTGACTCGGGTGCTCACCGCGTTGTCCGCCGCCACGTGCTGA
- a CDS encoding aminopeptidase P family protein: MTAPPHPPSADLHARLAAAAASVAQQGLAALLVTPGPDLRYLTGYDAKALERLTCLVVPAAGEPVLVAPALERAAAEASPVSALGLPVRTWEETDDPYALVAAAVGSAAVDGVVAVDNRMWAEKVLRLQAAMPRARQVPGSVVLRELRMRKTEDEVAALERAGVAIDRVHELVPTLLRAGRTEREVGRDIADAILAAGHVQVDFVIVGSGPNGASPHHEVSDRVIQPGDPVVVDIGGTMPDGYCSDETRTYCVGDPPADFLAYYGALQEAQQAAVAVVRPGVTCEQVDAAARDVLTAAGFGAAFIHRTGHGIGLETHEEPYIVAGNTEPLAVGMAFSVEPGVYLPGRHGARIEDIVVCGADGAIRLNHRPHALQVV, from the coding sequence GTGACCGCCCCGCCGCACCCGCCGTCGGCCGACCTGCACGCCCGGCTGGCTGCGGCCGCCGCCTCGGTGGCGCAGCAGGGCCTCGCGGCGCTGCTGGTCACGCCGGGGCCTGACCTGCGCTACCTCACCGGCTACGACGCCAAGGCGTTGGAGCGGCTGACCTGCCTGGTGGTGCCGGCCGCCGGTGAGCCGGTCCTGGTCGCCCCCGCGCTGGAGCGGGCCGCGGCCGAGGCGAGCCCGGTGTCCGCCCTCGGCCTGCCGGTGCGCACCTGGGAGGAGACCGACGACCCCTACGCCCTGGTCGCCGCGGCGGTGGGTTCCGCCGCCGTCGACGGCGTGGTGGCCGTGGACAACCGGATGTGGGCGGAGAAGGTGCTCCGGCTGCAGGCCGCGATGCCGCGGGCCCGCCAGGTGCCCGGTTCGGTGGTCCTGCGGGAGTTGCGGATGCGCAAGACCGAGGACGAGGTCGCGGCACTCGAGCGGGCCGGTGTGGCGATCGACCGGGTGCACGAGCTGGTCCCGACGCTGCTGCGCGCCGGCCGGACCGAACGCGAGGTGGGACGCGACATCGCCGACGCGATCCTCGCCGCCGGGCACGTCCAGGTGGACTTCGTCATCGTGGGCAGCGGCCCCAACGGCGCCAGCCCACATCACGAGGTGAGCGACCGGGTGATCCAGCCGGGGGACCCGGTCGTCGTGGACATCGGCGGCACCATGCCCGACGGCTACTGCAGCGACGAGACCCGGACGTACTGCGTCGGCGACCCGCCCGCGGACTTCCTGGCCTACTACGGCGCCCTGCAGGAGGCGCAGCAGGCGGCAGTCGCGGTGGTACGGCCGGGCGTGACCTGCGAGCAGGTCGACGCGGCGGCCCGTGACGTGCTCACCGCGGCCGGTTTCGGCGCGGCGTTCATCCACCGCACCGGGCACGGCATCGGACTGGAGACGCATGAGGAGCCGTACATCGTGGCCGGCAACACCGAGCCGCTCGCGGTCGGTATGGCGTTCTCCGTGGAGCCCGGCGTCTACCTGCCCGGCCGGCACGGCGCCCGGATCGAGGACATCGTCGTGTGCGGCGCCGACGGCGCGATCCGGTTGAACCACCGGCCGCACGCGCTGCAGGTGGTCTAG